The following coding sequences are from one Ancylobacter sp. TS-1 window:
- a CDS encoding RNA methyltransferase — protein sequence MPRLIPLASPDDPRIDAYRVIKERDLVGRGGRFIVEGRTVLDVALSPRNRFALESLLLMESRVEALAGLLAQAPDDLPVYTASQSILDGITGFHIHRGLLGVGLRGALPSMAELVASLPDEALVVVPLGIANHDNVGGIMRNAAAFGADAALFDFASCDPLYRKAIRVSVGGSLVVPFAREGSAGALCDRLKAHGFELLALSPAGAVTLNEVRRPRRAALLLGAEGPGLPDDILARATTVRIPMTAGFDSLNVATTSGIALHALAA from the coding sequence ATGCCCCGCCTCATCCCCCTCGCCTCGCCCGACGATCCCCGCATCGACGCCTATCGCGTGATCAAGGAACGCGACCTCGTGGGGCGCGGCGGGCGGTTCATCGTCGAGGGGCGCACGGTGCTCGACGTCGCCCTCTCCCCGCGCAACCGCTTCGCGCTGGAATCGCTGCTGCTGATGGAAAGCCGCGTCGAGGCGCTGGCCGGGCTGCTGGCGCAGGCGCCCGACGACCTGCCAGTCTACACCGCCTCGCAGTCGATCCTCGACGGCATCACCGGCTTTCACATCCATCGCGGCCTGCTTGGCGTCGGGCTGCGCGGCGCCCTGCCTTCGATGGCGGAGCTGGTGGCCAGCCTGCCGGACGAGGCGCTGGTCGTCGTCCCGCTCGGCATCGCCAATCACGACAATGTCGGCGGCATCATGCGCAACGCCGCCGCCTTCGGGGCGGATGCCGCGCTGTTCGACTTCGCCTCCTGCGATCCGCTCTACCGCAAGGCGATCCGCGTCTCGGTCGGCGGCAGCCTCGTCGTGCCCTTCGCCCGCGAGGGATCGGCCGGCGCGCTGTGCGACCGGCTCAAGGCGCACGGCTTCGAATTGCTGGCGCTGAGCCCGGCCGGCGCGGTCACGCTCAACGAGGTGCGCCGGCCAAGGCGCGCCGCGCTGCTGCTGGGCGCGGAAGGGCCGGGCCTGCCGGACGACATCCTCGCCCGCGCCACCACGGTACGCATCCCGATGACCGCCGGATTCGACTCGCTCAACGTGGCGACGACCAGCGGTATCGCGCTCCACGCCCTCGCCGCCTGA